The genomic stretch CTCAATGCTCCCAACAAAGGTGGATTTGCACAAGCACCTGGAACATCATTTGCCAACCAACCAGGTTTTGCACTGGGCATGGCGAATATCATCACAGCATACGAAGGTGAAAAAGTAGGCTTTGTAGCCGATTTGGTTTTCGGGCCAAGGGGCGCTGACGCCGTCTTTAACTCCACCGGAAGCGCTAATATCGTCAACCAGCTGTATATGTACTGGAATGTAAATGATGCGGTAACCTTTACTTTCGGTAACTTCAACACCTTCTTGGGCTACGAAGTAATCTCCCCTGCTGCCAACTTCAACTATTCCACTTCGTACATGTTCTCTTACGGTCCGTTCTCACACACCGGTCTGAAAGCCGACATTGCCTTGAACGACAATTGGTCACTGATGGCTGCCGTAATGAACCCTACCGACCTGACGGAATTCAACCCGACAGGCAGCTATTACGGAGGATTACAACTGGCCTATGAGAATGACATGGGCGGTACCTGGTTAAACCTACTATATGGTGACCAGGACGGAAAATTGGATGAAGATTTTCCCCTGGTCCCTGGCCAAATGTCCGGAGGAAGTACTTTCCAAATCGACCTGACCACAGGTTTTGACGTATCCGATGTGGTTTACCTTGGTCTTAACGCTACCTATAACACTACTGCTGCCGGCGAAATGTACGACGGAACCAGCATCAGTGACGCTGATGGCGATGGCGCTGGATTCTATGGTGTAGCCGGTTATGTACAGGCCTCCACTTCCGATAGATTTTCTATAGGCCTACGTGGTGAATATTTCAACATCTTCAATGACGGCCTTACTGGTGATGATGGATGGACTCCTGTCGGAGTGGATGAAAATGGCGACGGCAACGTATTTGCCGTAACTCTTTCAGGCAACTATAAAATCGTAGAAAACTTTACCCTTATTCCAGAAGTGAGACTGGACTCCATGTCAGAAGAAGATTACTTTGTAAACAATGAACTAACAGGCTCTAAAAGCTTGTCATCATTCTTACTAGCAGCCGTATTCTCTTTCTAATTTTTTTCTGACAAACTGAGATTTTTCAATAAAAACCACGCGCTTTGTAAAAAGCCGTGGTTTTTTCTGTTTTATACCGTAATATAATTTTTAGGTTATAGAAAAAACCTAAAACCCCTCAAAAAACACTTTTTTTAGGCAAACAGATTAACCTAAAGCCCAATATTAATAACAATATATCTATATACTCAATACATAATTTCATATTTAGTAAAAAAACTTAGACAAAAAACTGATCTATTCGCAACCTTTTTCCTTTAAATCCGAATAGTATAGTGTAAGGATTTAAACAACAACACATAAATAATACGACGATGGTTAAATTAGCTGTAATGGTTGCTGCCGGGTTCTTTGGATTTGAATCTATAGAAGCTTTTGGGCAGGAAAAAGAACGAAAGGAACTTAAGGGCCCAAAAGCCAAAAATTACAAACCATGGAAAGACCAAGCCAGAAAAGGTACACTAGTAGTGGACATCAATGGTGAACTGACCAAAGGCCCAAAGGCAAAAAACCAAAAGTTGTGGGAAAGAGATATGGAAAAAGTGGAAATCAACACAGATCTTCAGCCTATCTCAAGACCTAAGGGACCAAAAGCAAAAAATCAAAAGCCCTGGGAAAGAAACTAGAGGCTAATAGTTTGTCAGAAAATAAAAAGGCTACCCAAAATGGTAGCCTTTCTTGTTTTATTACCCGCTACACTATTAAAGTGGGTCAAGCGAAAAAGTCGGGGGAATCAGGGTTGGTTTCGATAGCACGCAGATGGCGCTGATGAATAAGATTTGCGCTGATTTTTTAGACAATGGTATCTGAGCGGGGCCGTTCTTATGCCAGTTAGAGCCTAAGACATTTTTAATGGAACGCTTATCACACTGATCCAGGCGGGACAGGCAGGGCTGATTTCCGCAGATTAATTCTGCCTTCAACTACCTCCAGAAATACTAAGCCCGCTTAAAACGTAGAAGAACAAGCATCTGCACCTCACCTCAAACCACAAAATTTTATCCACTAAAGGTATTCCCCAAGTGCTGATCCTGCGCTTTAACTTTTTCAAAATCCAAATATTGCTCCCAGAATGCTTCTTCCGGCAGTGCAGCTCTTAGATAGAGTTTTTCCTTTTTTACAGGATGGATGAAAATCAGGTGGAAGGCATGCAAGTTGATACTGGCATCCGGATTAGGCTTGGAGAAGCCATAGCGAAGGTCTCCGCGGATAGGGCAGCCCATCGACGCCAGCTGTACCCTGATCTGGTGTGGACGACCTGTCCTGGGGCGCACCTCCACTAGCCAGTGGTCATTGAGCTTACCTAATCGTTTATAGTCTAGTTCTGCCCGCTTAGCCCCCTCTATTTCTTTATCGTAGGCAGTGGTGACATTTCGATTCTCATCCTTTATCAAGTAATGGGTCAATTTTCCAATTTCCTCCTTTGGGCGTCTTTTGACGATGGCCCAGTACACCTTGTGCACCTCTCTCTTTTTGAAAAGCACCATCATACGCTCCAGGGCCTTGGAAGTACGGGCAAATACAACCAAGCCGCTCACCGGACGATCAATGCGATGAACAGGATGCAAAAATACCGCACCTGGCTTATCATATTTTGCTGAAATATATTCCTTGCAATAGTCAGTCAGCGTCTTGTCTCCCGTGTGGTCACCCTGCACGAGCACTCCGGAATGTTTATTCACCACCAAAAGGTGATTATCTTCATATACTACAGTAAATGGTTGCTTTGCCATAATTTTAGATGTTAGAGATTAGATTTGAGACAGTAGACTTCTACCAATCTACATAGAGCACCGGCACCTTATCCTTTCCCTCTAAGGGCTATTACCCTAAAATTCAGAGGTGAAATGGAATTCGATATCCGGATAATTGTCCTGCACCATTTGCAACCACGCCCTGGACTCGGCCATAAATACCAGTTTACCATCTTTATCGTAGGCGATATGGCGGTTCTTGGACCGTACAAATTCATCCAACTGCTTTTTGTCCTTGCTGCTGATCCAGCATGCCTTGTATAGGTTCATTGGTGCAAACTCTACCGTGGCATTATATTCATTTTTCAATCGGAACTGAATTACTTCAAACTGAAGTTGACCTACCGTCCCGATGACTTTTCTAGCCCCCATGTCAAAGGTAAACAGCTGTGCCACGCCTTCTTCCATCAGCTGCTTCAGTCCTTTTTCGAGCTGCTTGGTTTTCATGGCGTCCTTATTGATCACTTCCTTGAAAATCTCCGGAGAGAAACTTGGAATCCCTTTAAACGTCAACCTTTCTCCATCAGAAAGAGAATCACCAATCTTCAGGTTCCCTGTATCATATAAACCCACAATATCCCCTGGAAAGGCCTCTTCGATAATCTCTTTATCCTGCGCCATGAACGAGGTCACATTGGAAAAGCGCAGCGACTTAGTGGCTCGCATGCTCTTATAGGGCTTGTTTCGCTCAAACCGCCCGGAGCAGATCCTCAAAAAGGCAATTCTGTTACGGTGATTGGGATCCATATTAGCGTGGATCTTAAAGACAAAACCACTGAACTTATCCTCCTCTGGAATGACTTCGCGCTCTTCCGCATGCCTGCTCTTCGGAGATGGAGCAATATCAATAAAGGTATCGAGCATTTCCTGTACACCAAAGTTATTGACTGCCGAGCCAAAAAACACCGGAGCAATCTCCCCATTGAGGTAAGCATCCTTGTCAAATTCAGGATAAACACCTTCTATCAATTCCACATCTTCCCGAAGCTGATCGGCATTGTTTTCTCCCACCAAGTCTTCCAGCTTCGCATCCGACAAATCCTCAATGGCCATGATATCATCAGAAAGCTTACGCTGGGAAGGACGGAAAAGATTTAGCGATTTATTATAAAGGTTATAAACTCCTTTAAACGTTTTCCCCATGGAGATCGGCCATGAAAGTGGCCTTACCTTGATATTGAGTTTCTCCTCCACTTCATCCAGAAGATCATATGGATCACGGCCTTCACGATCAAGTTTATTGATAAAGCAGATCACCGGTGTTTTCCGCATCCGACAGACCTCCATGAGCTTTTCTGTTTGGATCTCCACGCCCTTGACACAGTCGATCACCATGATGACACTGTCCACGGCGGTCAACGTACGGTACGTATCTTCTGCAAAATCTTGGTGACCGGGTGTATCGAGAAGATTGATCTTGGTACCTTTGTATTCAAATCCCATCACGGAGGTGGCTACTGAAATACCCCGCTGCTTCTCAATCTCCATCCAGTCAGATTTGGCATGGGTATCGATCTTATTGGATTTTACCGCTCCGGCGGTTTTGATCGCACCACCAAAAAGCAGCAGCTTTTCTGTCAAAGTCGTCTTTCCTGCATCGGGGTGGGAAATGATTCCAAATGTTTTTCTTCTTTGAATCTCCTTGGTCAAACTCATCTTTCTTCTGGCTCCTTTATTTGCAAGATGCAAAGGTAGTTGATTATCTCGAAAGATGATAATTTAGTGAGCGCTCAGCACATTATCCTTTACCATCTGCAGGACAGACCAATCAGTCAATAAAAGGGTCACGATCCACTTTAAACTCTGAAGAGCTTTCATTGGCCCCCCTCAGGACTATTCGAAATGTGGCACCCTTTCCTGGCTCGGATTGATGGACAAAAATTCTTCCTCGGTGATAGCCTTCTATGATCCGCTTGGCGAGTGTCAGCCCCAAGCCCCAACCGCGTTGTCTGGTAGTGAAACCGGGATTAAAAACACGCTTAAACATACTCTTATCAATACCTTTACCCGTATCCGCTATATCCACATGGACAAACTGCTCACTTTCCTTTACGATATTGATTGCAATTTGCCCCTGGCCCTTCATGGCATCTACTGCATTCTTGCAGATATTTTCCACCACCCATTCAAAAAGTGACCTGTTCATCATCGCATCCACATCTTCGGCGTGACTACTCAGCTCAATGCTTACTTTACTGGATATCCTTGGCCTCAGGTAACTCACTGCCTCTTCGATTACGGAATAGACATTTTCCTGTTTGATTACCGGCGCACTGCCAATATTACTAAATCGTTCGGTAACCATTCGCAGCTTGGATACATCCTTATCCAGCTCTACGATCACTTCTTTGTTTTCATCCCAGACCGGAGAATTTTTCAAATAATCGATCCAAGCCATTAGGGAAGCTATTGGCGTTCCTAGTTGATGGGCAGTTTCTTTGGTCAGCCCTGCCCATACGCGGTTTTGCTCAGCAATTTTGGATTGGTTAAACACCGCAAAGGCCAGCACACCGAAAACCAAAATAACCGAAAGCTGCACATAAGGGTAGTACTTAAGCCGTGTCAATAACTCAGAATTGGTGTAATAAAGATATTGATTATCCAGAATCTGAATAGGCTCATAGTCCATCTTCATCCTTAGCACTTCTGCCCGGAGTTTCTCCTCGATATCAGCTTCTGTAGCATCCTTCTTAAAGGCAATATTCCTGTATTCACCTGATGGTTTACCAAAAGCATCCGCCACGATAACTGGGATGTTATGGTTTTCCTGGATAATCCCCTGATGGATAAAAGTAAGGTTATCGGAATTATTGGCTACATACTCCATGGCATTGGCATAGAGTGTTATTTGCTTTTTTTCCCGCTCCTTCAGCTCACTGACCAGCGTGTTGGTATAATAAATGGAACCTATGCTAATGACCAGAGAAGCTATAAAGATGATCCATTTTACCTTGCCCCTGTTTTGATATAAATCCAGCGTGGCCAGATCTTGAAATTTATTCCTCATTAATTTTTTTCACTGTTCCGATTAGTGGTAGTCCTTTTTATTATAACTGTCTAGGCTATATAGATATTATCTATTGCGAATAGTAATTATCAGTTTGACTACCATCCAAGATACCTGTAAATTCGAATAATTATTTAAATAAACAAAACATCTACACAATGGCAACTAACGAAATTGGATTAAAAGTAAAAGATAGCAAAGTACTATCTGCCAAACTCAATAAACTGCTGGCGAACTACGAAATCTATTACCAAAACCTAAGGAACTTTCACTGGAATGTCTCTGGCCCCAACTTCTTCGAACTACACGCCAAATTCGAAGAACTGTACAATGAAGCCAATGAAGCCATTGACGAAACAGCCGAAAGGATTCTTACGCTGGGCGAAAGGCCTTTGAGCTCATTTGCAGAGTACATCGAAGAAGCAGCCATCAAGGAAGCCAAAAAAGTAACCGATCCTAAAAGCATGGTGGAAAGTGTCAGGGACAACCTTAACACGCTGCTGACACTGGAACGAGAAACATTGGAAATTGCCAGTTCTCAAGGAGATGAGGGCACCGTCACCCTGATGAGCGATTATATCACATCAAAGGAAAAAGTGGTCTGGATGCTTTCCGCTTACCTCAGATAAAAAAAAGCTGCCGATTTCATGGCAGCTTTTTCTATTTTGTCAAATATAATCTTTGTTCTTTCTTCTTGACTCTTGACTTTAATCTTGATACTTATTATTCAGTTATTCTGCTTTATCCACTTCCAAAGCATCTTGTAATTCACTTTGGTACCATGTACCAAAATACCTATCCGATAGATCTTAGCAGCCACCCAAGTGGTGAACAAGAACCCTAGGATAAGCAGTACCATGGACACTGCCAAGTCAAAAAATGGAATCCCAAAACTTGCACGCCCCACCATCGAAATCGGAGATGTGAACGGAATCACAGACAACCAAAAGCTCACCTTGCTTTCCGGATCATCAAGCACAAATATAAACAACCCAAAATAACTCGCTATCAGCGGAATGGTCACAGGAAACATAAACTGCTGGGCATCACCAGGTGAGTCTACTGCCGCACCAATTGCTGCGAAAAAAGCCCCGTACAGCAAGTATCCCCCAAGAAAATAAAACAGAAATGTAAGCACCAGCTCCACAAAGTCTATTCCTTGGATCACCTGAAACACTTGAGCCATTTCACTGGACTGTATCATCGTTTGAGCAGCTCCAGGATTGGCCATTTCCAGTGCTTGCTGCTGGGGCATCTGCATCCCAAAATACCCCATCACCACCATAGACACCGTAGAGATCAGCACTATCCAAATCAGAAATTGGGTCAACCCTACTGCCCCTATCCCGATGATCTTCCCCAGCATCAGTTGAAAGGGTTTTATGGATGAGACAAGTATTTCGATAATCCTACTGGACTTCTCTTCTATGACCCCTTGCATGATCTGAGTCCCATAAACAAAGATGAAGGTATAAATCAAAATCCCCAGAAAAAATCCGAGACCGTAGTTCACTCCTGCATTGGCCACTTTCTCATTGCCTCCTTCCTCCAAGGTAATGGAACTGATAGAAACCGGTGTTTTGATGTTTCTGATCACATTAGGGTCGATACCAAGTTCATATAGCCTTATTTCACCTATCCTGTTGCTCAACTTCTCTTCCAAGTCTCCTACCAAACCGACACTGGGTGTTTTTTTGGAATAGAAGCGAATACCCGCCGGTGAATTCACATCTACCTTAGGGATATACAAAAAGCCAAAACGATCGCCATCTTGGACGAGCTGCTTGGCTTCTTCTTGCGGAAGCGATGAATAAGAAAAAGCGTATTCTCCATTACTTTCTATAAAAAATCGGTCGCTTTCATCAACCACCTCTATGATCTTTAAGGCATCTCCTCCTTCATCACTAAGTGAAATCCATAAAAACACCCCAAGTATCGCCGGGAAAATCAGCGGGGTTATTAGCGTAGCGAGTAAAAACGATTTCTTTCTGACTCTAGCCAAATATTCCCGTTTGATCACCAAAAAGACCTTACTCATTGCTCATTTTCCTTTACTTTTTGAATAAAAATTTCCTCAATCGTAGGAATCCGCTCCTCGAAGCCTACGACTTCTCCATACCCCATCATCTCCCTTAGCAGGTCGTTTGGTGAGGCACTTTCCAACTTGACATCAAATGACGTTATTCCGTATTCGATTTTACTGTTAAAGCACCTGTCTGGCAGATTGACGTCAATTCCCTGAAACTTCACCTTAAATACATTTGAACGGGATTGGTCTTTTATCTGTGAAAGAGGGCCATCCAACACTTTATGGGATTTATTGATCATGGCGATATGATCACATAACAGCTCTACGGACTCCATCCGGTGTGTACTCAGCATCACCGTGGTTCCCTTTTCCTTTAAGGTTAACATCTCGTTTTTGATGATTTCCGCATTGACCGGATCAAAACCAGAAAAAGGCTCATCCAAAATCAAAATCTCTGGATCATGGATTACGGTGGCGATGAACTGCACTTTTTGGGCCATACCTTTAGACAGGTCTTCTATCTTCTTTTCGGACCAAGCCTGAATGTCCAACTTCTTCAGCCAGCCACCTACTTTGGTTCTTGCCTCATGTCCACTCAGCCCTTTTAATCGGGCAAAATAAATGAGCTGGTCTCTCACTTTCATTCTTTTATATAGACCGCGTTCTTCTGGCAGATAACCGATGTTTTTGATATGCCTGGGACTTAATGGTTCCCCTTTTAGGTATACCGAACCACTGTCTCCATCGATAATTTGGTTAATAATGCGAATCAGGGTGGTCTTTCCGGCTCCATTTGGCCCCAAAAGGCCAAAAACACCTCCTTCAGGCACTACTAGATCCACATCGGTAAGTGCAGCATGGTCGCCATACCGCTTATTTAACCCATCTATTTTAAGAATTTCCAAACTTGCATGATTTAAACCCCAAGAAATTATTAACAACAAAAATAAGGGCTAATCCCTAATCCCCAAGGCATTCTGCTACTTTAAGACCAGAGACCCGACAGACACATCAATTTCAAAAGTAATCAGGTTTTTAGCATCTTCTTGGTAGCCCTTGCTGGCATATACTTTATCACTGAGCTCTTTGAGGTAGCTAGGGAGTTCTTTTCGGCACATGGCCGTAGAGTTTATTTTTACCAAATATGGGTATTGGGGGGCTGGGAGTAAAATGTATACGGCACCTGCTCCTACAGTAGTTGCAATATGGCAGGGCTTATCCCCTTCAAAATGCTCCTCAAAGTTAAGGTTGACCTTCCCATAGTTCACTTCAAAAATCATATTCCGGGCATTGGCATGAGTCATATTTACACCATCCACGGTACCCATGTTTACCTTTACCAACATGGTGTCCATTTCAGTCAGGTTTCCTGCTTCCTTCATATAATTAAGGGACACATCTGCCGTAGCGGTGGTGATTTTACACCGCTTGACCTTCAAATTACTCAGGTCGACATTGGCCTGGCCGATGCCAAAGTGCAGGTCAAGTAAATAAGCATATTTATCACTGAGCCCCACTTCCCAGGTATGATCAAAGTCCCCTTCACTCGTAGCAAAAAGTTTTGAAGAGAGGCTTTTCCCAAAACTCTCCTGCTCCACATCCGAATGGTTAAGGTCGGCAGTCAGTACTCGATCCTTGATAGTATAAGCAAAATCGGGAAGGATGTTCACCTTGGAAAGATGGGAATGGATCATGACAGGATCATTGATGTACATCTTATTGACATCTGCCACACCCTTATAGGACGAGAAATTTAGCTGCACCAAATCAAACCCGTTTTTCTCCTCCACCACAAATTCCTTTACGATTTGGGCCACCGCTACTTCCTGGAGCATTGACGTAAAGAAGATGATTAAGCACAATCTATTCAACATACGAATAACCTACGGAACGATGGTGAAAAGGTTGGCTTAGTCATAAAAAAAGCCGGATTTTTTTTCCGGCTTGTGGTATTGCTAAACTGTATTTTAAAAGAACTCTTTCATTTTATCAAAGAATGTCTTCTCATATTTCCCCGGTGCAGGGATAAAATTCTCTGATTCCCTCAATGATTCTAACTTTTCTTTTTCTTCTTTGGTCAGTTGCTGAGGCGTCCATACGTTTACGTGGATCAGTTCATCACCCCGGCCAAAGCCATTGAGGTCTTTGATGCCCTTACCTTTTAGGCGCAGGATCTTTCCACTTTGCGTACCGGGATCCAATTTGATCTTCACCTTGCTTTCGATGGTAGGTACTTCTATGTGTGCCCCCAATGCAGCATCCACAAAGTTCACATAAAGATCATACACCACATTATTGCCATCACGTTGGAGAATATCATGCTCTATTTCTTCGATCACGATAAGTAAATCTCCGGCTACTCCGCCAGGAATTTCATTTCCTTTACCGGACATGCTGAGCTGCATTCCATCGGCCACACCTGATGGAATATTGATCGGAATAACTTCCTCCTTCAGGATCAACCCTCTTGCATCGGCGTGATCTGGCTTCTTATCGATGA from Echinicola soli encodes the following:
- a CDS encoding ABC transporter ATP-binding protein, with the protein product MEILKIDGLNKRYGDHAALTDVDLVVPEGGVFGLLGPNGAGKTTLIRIINQIIDGDSGSVYLKGEPLSPRHIKNIGYLPEERGLYKRMKVRDQLIYFARLKGLSGHEARTKVGGWLKKLDIQAWSEKKIEDLSKGMAQKVQFIATVIHDPEILILDEPFSGFDPVNAEIIKNEMLTLKEKGTTVMLSTHRMESVELLCDHIAMINKSHKVLDGPLSQIKDQSRSNVFKVKFQGIDVNLPDRCFNSKIEYGITSFDVKLESASPNDLLREMMGYGEVVGFEERIPTIEEIFIQKVKENEQ
- a CDS encoding sensor histidine kinase, with translation MRNKFQDLATLDLYQNRGKVKWIIFIASLVISIGSIYYTNTLVSELKEREKKQITLYANAMEYVANNSDNLTFIHQGIIQENHNIPVIVADAFGKPSGEYRNIAFKKDATEADIEEKLRAEVLRMKMDYEPIQILDNQYLYYTNSELLTRLKYYPYVQLSVILVFGVLAFAVFNQSKIAEQNRVWAGLTKETAHQLGTPIASLMAWIDYLKNSPVWDENKEVIVELDKDVSKLRMVTERFSNIGSAPVIKQENVYSVIEEAVSYLRPRISSKVSIELSSHAEDVDAMMNRSLFEWVVENICKNAVDAMKGQGQIAINIVKESEQFVHVDIADTGKGIDKSMFKRVFNPGFTTRQRGWGLGLTLAKRIIEGYHRGRIFVHQSEPGKGATFRIVLRGANESSSEFKVDRDPFID
- a CDS encoding porin, with the protein product MKKLQLLIVLLCLGSLTTVMAQDLSKVSISGSVDAYYRANLNAPNKGGFAQAPGTSFANQPGFALGMANIITAYEGEKVGFVADLVFGPRGADAVFNSTGSANIVNQLYMYWNVNDAVTFTFGNFNTFLGYEVISPAANFNYSTSYMFSYGPFSHTGLKADIALNDNWSLMAAVMNPTDLTEFNPTGSYYGGLQLAYENDMGGTWLNLLYGDQDGKLDEDFPLVPGQMSGGSTFQIDLTTGFDVSDVVYLGLNATYNTTAAGEMYDGTSISDADGDGAGFYGVAGYVQASTSDRFSIGLRGEYFNIFNDGLTGDDGWTPVGVDENGDGNVFAVTLSGNYKIVENFTLIPEVRLDSMSEEDYFVNNELTGSKSLSSFLLAAVFSF
- a CDS encoding ABC transporter permease, which gives rise to MSKVFLVIKREYLARVRKKSFLLATLITPLIFPAILGVFLWISLSDEGGDALKIIEVVDESDRFFIESNGEYAFSYSSLPQEEAKQLVQDGDRFGFLYIPKVDVNSPAGIRFYSKKTPSVGLVGDLEEKLSNRIGEIRLYELGIDPNVIRNIKTPVSISSITLEEGGNEKVANAGVNYGLGFFLGILIYTFIFVYGTQIMQGVIEEKSSRIIEILVSSIKPFQLMLGKIIGIGAVGLTQFLIWIVLISTVSMVVMGYFGMQMPQQQALEMANPGAAQTMIQSSEMAQVFQVIQGIDFVELVLTFLFYFLGGYLLYGAFFAAIGAAVDSPGDAQQFMFPVTIPLIASYFGLFIFVLDDPESKVSFWLSVIPFTSPISMVGRASFGIPFFDLAVSMVLLILGFLFTTWVAAKIYRIGILVHGTKVNYKMLWKWIKQNN
- a CDS encoding RluA family pseudouridine synthase, which translates into the protein MAKQPFTVVYEDNHLLVVNKHSGVLVQGDHTGDKTLTDYCKEYISAKYDKPGAVFLHPVHRIDRPVSGLVVFARTSKALERMMVLFKKREVHKVYWAIVKRRPKEEIGKLTHYLIKDENRNVTTAYDKEIEGAKRAELDYKRLGKLNDHWLVEVRPRTGRPHQIRVQLASMGCPIRGDLRYGFSKPNPDASINLHAFHLIFIHPVKKEKLYLRAALPEEAFWEQYLDFEKVKAQDQHLGNTFSG
- a CDS encoding Dps family protein, with translation MATNEIGLKVKDSKVLSAKLNKLLANYEIYYQNLRNFHWNVSGPNFFELHAKFEELYNEANEAIDETAERILTLGERPLSSFAEYIEEAAIKEAKKVTDPKSMVESVRDNLNTLLTLERETLEIASSQGDEGTVTLMSDYITSKEKVVWMLSAYLR
- a CDS encoding peptide chain release factor 3, which translates into the protein MSLTKEIQRRKTFGIISHPDAGKTTLTEKLLLFGGAIKTAGAVKSNKIDTHAKSDWMEIEKQRGISVATSVMGFEYKGTKINLLDTPGHQDFAEDTYRTLTAVDSVIMVIDCVKGVEIQTEKLMEVCRMRKTPVICFINKLDREGRDPYDLLDEVEEKLNIKVRPLSWPISMGKTFKGVYNLYNKSLNLFRPSQRKLSDDIMAIEDLSDAKLEDLVGENNADQLREDVELIEGVYPEFDKDAYLNGEIAPVFFGSAVNNFGVQEMLDTFIDIAPSPKSRHAEEREVIPEEDKFSGFVFKIHANMDPNHRNRIAFLRICSGRFERNKPYKSMRATKSLRFSNVTSFMAQDKEIIEEAFPGDIVGLYDTGNLKIGDSLSDGERLTFKGIPSFSPEIFKEVINKDAMKTKQLEKGLKQLMEEGVAQLFTFDMGARKVIGTVGQLQFEVIQFRLKNEYNATVEFAPMNLYKACWISSKDKKQLDEFVRSKNRHIAYDKDGKLVFMAESRAWLQMVQDNYPDIEFHFTSEF